The genome window ATCAGGAATGGCGACCGTGAGCACGCCGTCCCGTTCGATGATCGGCACGAACGGATGCCGCTGCATCAGCTTGACCGAGATGCTCTGGAAGAATCGCGGATCGACGCGAAACTCGACGAGGGGATCGTACGGCAGACCGTACTGCGCGGCCAGCGCGCGGGCCAGTTGCTCCTCCGTGATCAGACCTTCGTTGACCAACGCAGTGCCCAGGGTTGCCGGGGTATCGCCGAACCGGCTCACCGCCTGGTCGAGGACCGAACGGGTCAACGCGCCCTGTCCGATCAGAATGTCGGACAACGATGGTCGTTCCAGACTTCGTCGCATGGACGCTCTCCTATAAAAACAGCTTAGAGCTAATAGCGAAAAGCGAATAGCCGGTAGCGAACAGTCAAGAGCCCAAACAGGCGCATACTTACTGCACGGTCCCGGCCATTTGGAAGACCGGCAGGTACATGACGATCACGATGATCCCGACCAGGACTCCCATGACCAGCAGCAGCACCGGTTCGATCCAGGTCGTGAGCTGAGTCAGCCTGAGATCGAGATTCCCTTCGTAAAATTCGGCCACGTCCCTGAGCATCGCCTCCAGCGAACCGGTCTCCTCCCCCACCGACAGCATTTCAATCGCCAACTTAGGCAGAATCTTTGGGGCCTCCAGCGCCGCCGCCAAGGTCGATCCCTCGCGGATCTGCCCCACCGCCGTCGCCAGGCCTTCGGAGATGAACCGGTTCGACACCGCGCCCCGCGAGATCTGCAGCGCATCCACCAACGGCGTTCCTCCGGCCAGCACGGTGGCCAGCGTGCGCGCGAGCTGAATCGTATGGTGCTCGATGAAAATCTGACCGAGCAGGGGCAGGTGCAACAGCCAACGATCCACCGTCCGGCGGCCGGTCTGCGTCTGGTACCAGGCGCGCAGGGCGGTCGCCGACACGGCGAGCGCGATGAGGAACGGAATCGCGTTGGCTTGACCGGTCTGCACCAGTTCGATCAGAGCCTGGGTGGCCGGAGGCAGGGATCTCGCCGATTCGCCGTAGACGGCGACGAACGTCGGCATCACGTAGGCGAGGAGAAATCCGACCACGGCGATGCCGATGACGATGAGAAACGCCGGATACGCCAGCGCCTTCGTCACCTTCTGGCGCAGGCCCAGCATCAGCTTGAGATAGACGATGTACCGGCGGAGGACCTCGGGCAGATTACCGGATTGCTCGCCGGCCCGCACCGTCGCGACATAGAGTTCCGGAAAATGCTGCGGATGCTTGGCCAGCGCGTCCGATGCGGACGCACCGCCGCGGATGTCCTGGCGCACAGCCCGAAGGACGCTCTGAAACCCCGCATGCCTGGCCCGCTCGATAAGCAGATCCCAGATTTTGAGGATCGGCAGGCCGGCCTTGACCAAGGCGAGCAGCTCTTGATTAAAAATCAAGAATTCCTGGAGCGGAAGCTTGCCCCAACTGTGCTTGAGACCGACGGGCAGCGCGCCGGCCGCGCCTTGGCGCTGGAGCTTGAAGACGAGGAGCCCTTGGCTTTCCAGTTTCGCCCGGACGGCGCCTTCGCTCTCTCCGTCCATCTGGCCATGCGAGGTCGTGCCGTCCGGGCGGGCTACCCTATACACGAATGTGGGCATGGATCACTCTGAGCAAATCTGGTGGGGGTGTCCCGAAGCGGCATAGGGTGCTACGGCGCCTGCACGCCGTCCTTCCGAGTTCCTGGGACAGTCGCCGGTCGAGCGTCGGGGAGCCACAGGGCCTGACCGGGTTCGATGCGGTTATCCCGTAAGTTGTTAAGGGCCCGTAGCTCCGCCAGGCTGACCCGATACCGTTTGGACAGGCTCCAGAGCGTATCTCCCGCTTTGACCGTCACGGTTCGCGGCGGCGCCAGGAGTTCGGATTCAGCCGCGCGCCCGGTGCCGTTGTCGGCCTCGGCCGTCGAGACGTTCGGGATAGGGGTCCCGTACGGTTCCGCAACCGCGGGCAGGCTCGCGTGCTCCGCGCGCACGGGACTCCGCGACGCTTTGCGCGGCGC of Nitrospirota bacterium contains these proteins:
- a CDS encoding type II secretion system F family protein, producing MPTFVYRVARPDGTTSHGQMDGESEGAVRAKLESQGLLVFKLQRQGAAGALPVGLKHSWGKLPLQEFLIFNQELLALVKAGLPILKIWDLLIERARHAGFQSVLRAVRQDIRGGASASDALAKHPQHFPELYVATVRAGEQSGNLPEVLRRYIVYLKLMLGLRQKVTKALAYPAFLIVIGIAVVGFLLAYVMPTFVAVYGESARSLPPATQALIELVQTGQANAIPFLIALAVSATALRAWYQTQTGRRTVDRWLLHLPLLGQIFIEHHTIQLARTLATVLAGGTPLVDALQISRGAVSNRFISEGLATAVGQIREGSTLAAALEAPKILPKLAIEMLSVGEETGSLEAMLRDVAEFYEGNLDLRLTQLTTWIEPVLLLVMGVLVGIIVIVMYLPVFQMAGTVQ